A region of the Muricauda sp. MAR_2010_75 genome:
ACCAAAAAGGTCATTAAACGCAACGGAAAGGCCTATGAAAAGTTCTCCGAACACATTGGATTTTTACCTTTGGTCATCATCTCACCTTCGGATCGTGACCTTATCCTTGAGGGAAGCGATACGCGACGAAAATTCATGGATGGGGTCATTTCGCAGTCAGACAAAGCCTATTTGCAGGCCCTTATCAAATACAACAAAGTGCTGGTGCAGCGCAATTCGTTACTGAAGTATTTTGTGGCCAACCATACCTTCGACCCGAACACCTTGGCCATTTACAATGAGCAGTTGCACCTTCTGGGAACGGAAATCCATAAAAAACGAACAGCCTTCATTGCCTCTTTTGTCCCGATTTTCCAAGAGCAGTATGCCCATATTTCGGACAAAAACGAGGAAATCATGCTATCCTACGACAGCCAACTTTCCGAAGGAAACCTTTTAAAGCTATTGGAAAGCAATGTGGATAAGGACAGGGCTTTGCAATATACTTCGGCGGGTATCCATAAAGACGATTTGAACTTTACCATTGCGGGACATCCCATTAAAAAATTTGGAAGCCAGGGACAGCAAAAGTCGTTTTTGATCGCGCTGAAACTGGCGCAGTTCCACTTTATCAAAGAATTGGCAAGTACCACTCCCATTTTGTTGTTGGATGATATTTTTGATAAGCTTGATGAGAACCGGGTCTCTCATATTGTTGGGTTGGTGAAAAATGAGAATTTTGGACAAATTTTTATTAGTGATACCCATGCTGAACGCACGGAAAATGTTGTTAAAACCATTCACCAGAGCTATAAAATCTTTACCTTGTAATATGTCTCGAATTCTTCCCTTTTTGCTGATTTTGATGGTTATGGGCTGCAAGAAAACCTCGGTAGCCGAAGCAGACCTTCATTGTTTGAACGGTTATTGGGAAATTGATGAGGTGGTGTTCCCCGATGGCAGTGTAAAAGAATATGGGATTAACCCCAGCATTGATTTTATTCAACTGAAGGGAAACGAAGGTTATCGGAAAAAAATGCAGCCCAAGTTTGATGGCAGTTACACCACTTCCAACGATACCGAGAAATTTTCGGTCACTGAGGTGAGCAATGGTTTTGCTATGCACTATCAGAACGATTTTAGCGATTGGGAAGAGACTTTGGTTAAGTTGGATTCCACTTCGTTTGCTGTTATCAACCAAGAAGGAATCACCTATTTCTACAAGCGATTTGAACCCATTAAAATCCCAAAATAATGGCCAAACGACAAAATTCCAATTTACCTTTAAGCGAAGCGTTGAACGAATTCATCAAAGAAAATAAGCTCCAAAAAGGTATGGACAAGGTAGATGCGCGGGAAGCGTGGGCCAATTTGATGGGGAATGGGGTGAACAACTACACCACTGGCGTTGAGCTTAAAAATGAGACATTATTTGTTTCCCTCTCGTCTTCGGTACTCCGGGAAGAATTGAGTTTGGGCAAGACCAAAATCATTTCCATGATCAATGAAGAATTGGGCCGGGAATTGGTGAAGAAATTGGTGCTCCGTTAAATCTTTGTATTCCAAAATGCTGTGAAAACCATCCTAAAGACCGAGCGGCTGCATATTGCGAAAGCAGACCGCGACGATGCTGATTTTATCTTCCAGTTACTGAACAGTGCTACCTGGCTAAAATTTATTGGTGACAAAGGCGTAAAAACAAAGAAACAGGCCTTGACCTATATTGACGATAGTCTAATCGGTTCTTATGAAAAGAATGGCTTTGGACTCTATAAAATTTGTTTAAAACCTACTCTTTCTCCCATAGGACTCTGCGGATTTTTGCAGCGTGATTATTTGGACCATCCTGACATTGGTTTTGCACTACTTCAGGAATTTGAAGGTCAAGGATTGATGTTGGAAGCCTGCAATGCCTTAATGAACCATGCTGAGTCTGCACTAAAACTCGAATGTGTTTTTGCCATTGTATTGCCAACCAATGGAAAATCATGCAGATTACTTGAAAAAATTGGCTTGCAAAACGTTGGAACCATTACACCAAAAACAGGAAGTCAGGAAATGCTACTTTTCTCCAACAAAAAAAATCCATCTATCAAGTCATAACGGGTATCTGTCAATCCCAATCGTAGTTCCTGTTTTGTAATCAGCTTACATAAAGTATCAATTCATATAGACCATCCGTCAATCCTTCCTTAAAACCTCATCTAAATAGGTGTTTATTACAATCGTGTAATTAAAAACCAAAAAGGATGAAAATGAAAAACCTACTTTATTTGATTCTTCTTTCACTAGCAATTCTAGCTTGTGACAAGGAAGAAAGTGCAGAACTATCGGAAAACAACCCACCAGTAATCAAGGCACAGAACTTTAGTGCCAGCGAGTCCATAAGTGATACTAAAACTATTGGAATGGTAAAAGCTACTGATGAAGATGACGATGCGCTCAGCTTTAGCATAGCCAAGAACAGTGATGATTTTTTTGAGATTACCGATGAAGGTGCCCTCAGCCTTGTCCAGGGCAGGAGCTTGGACTTTGCCACAGCCTCCCGGCGCAACCTCAAGGTAAGTGTCTCGGATGGGACGGTTAGTGCAGAAGCCGACATCACCATCAATGTGGTAAAAGTTGATACAGAAAACCTAGCCCCAGAAATTGAGAATCAGACCTTTGACGCGACCGAAGATATTCTCCATACCACTGTAATAGGTGCCGTAGATGCAACCGACCCGGAAGGAGATAATCTCATTTTTACCATTTCTGAAAATGACAGTGACCTGTTTGAAATTACCGAGAGCGGTGACCTCAGCTTGATGGAGGGTCAGATGTTAGACTTTGAGGAAAAAGAAGAACATACCATTACAGTAAATGTATCAGACGGAAATAACAGCACTGACACCACAATAACCATAATGGTTCAAAATGTCAATGAGGCCCCAGAATTTGTTACAGGACTCGAATTTGAAGTGCCCGAGGATATAGATGATACCCATGTGATAGGAACTGTAGTGGCCAGTGATCCTGAGAACAATCAACTAGTCTTCTCCATTACCGAGGACGAGAACAACCTGTTCGAAATAACTGAATCAGGCGAACTGAGTCTCGCAGATGGGCAAAATCTAGACTTTGAGGCGGCGCAGTTTCATGAAATTACGGTAGCGGTAGATGATGGCACCAATGAAGCGGTTACAGTTCCTGTAATGGTCAATGTAACTGAGGTGGTCGAAGCTAACCCGAATGACCCTGCCTCTTTCGTGACCACTTGGGAAACTACTATCGCCAACGAATCTATCAGAATTGGGCTGAATCCAGGTTACAATTATAATTTTAATATCAATTGGGGAGATGGTACGGTAGAAAACATTACTGACAATACATATATTCAACATACCTATGTCAACCAAGGAATTCATACTGTAGCTATACTGGGTGATTTCCCTACTATTGCCATGTATCAAGATGATGCTTCAAATACCAGCATTAAATCTGTAGAACAATGGGGATTTATTGAGTGGGAGAGCATGCAGCGATCTTTTGAGTTCTGTTTAAACCTACAAATCAATGCTGAAGATGCTCCCAATCTTTCACAAGTAGCAGATATGTCCTATATGTTTTATTCTCCAGTTGCCACAAATAATAAGATTAATGGGGATTTAAGTCAATGGGATGTGAGTAATGTCACCGATATGTCATACATGTTTCATCATGCTTATTACTTAAATAGTGATCTTAGTGAGTGGAACGTAAGCAACGTCACCGATATGTCATATATGTTCTATAATGCAAGAACCTTTAACAGCAATATCAGCGGGTGGAATGTTGGTAACGTCACCGATATGTCCCATATGTTTTATTCAGCAAGTATGTTTAATCAAGACATTGGAAATTGGAATGTGGGTAATGTAACTAATATGGAAAACATGTTCCGTAGCACCATGTTCAATCATAATATTGGGAGTTGGAATGTCTCTAACGTACTCGATATGAGCGGCATGTTTGCCTATGCAACATCCTTCAACCAAAATATTGAGGGTTGGGATGTTTCAAGTGTAATTGATATGACCGGTATGTTTCAATTAGCCACATCATTCAATCAAGATATCGGGAATTGGAATGTTGGCAATGTGGAAACAATGGGCTTGATGTTTGCAGTAGCTTCTTCCTTTAATCAAGATATAAGTGAATGGAATACTGTGAATGTTATCGACATGTCCGGTATGTTCTTGGATGCGGATTCCTTTAATCAAGATATTAGTCATTGGGATACTGGCAACGTTATCGACATGTATAGAATATTTAATTCTGCAGATTCCTTTAATCAAAA
Encoded here:
- the recF gene encoding DNA replication/repair protein RecF (All proteins in this family for which functions are known are DNA-binding proteins that assist the filamentation of RecA onto DNA for the initiation of recombination or recombinational repair.) translates to MFLRHLSLVNYKNFDSKSLDFDPVINCLVGDNGVGKTNILDAIYHLCFGKSYFNPVSTQNIKHDTDFFVVEGEFEKEERTEKILCSFKKGTKKVIKRNGKAYEKFSEHIGFLPLVIISPSDRDLILEGSDTRRKFMDGVISQSDKAYLQALIKYNKVLVQRNSLLKYFVANHTFDPNTLAIYNEQLHLLGTEIHKKRTAFIASFVPIFQEQYAHISDKNEEIMLSYDSQLSEGNLLKLLESNVDKDRALQYTSAGIHKDDLNFTIAGHPIKKFGSQGQQKSFLIALKLAQFHFIKELASTTPILLLDDIFDKLDENRVSHIVGLVKNENFGQIFISDTHAERTENVVKTIHQSYKIFTL
- a CDS encoding DUF721 domain-containing protein: MAKRQNSNLPLSEALNEFIKENKLQKGMDKVDAREAWANLMGNGVNNYTTGVELKNETLFVSLSSSVLREELSLGKTKIISMINEELGRELVKKLVLR
- a CDS encoding GNAT family N-acetyltransferase, with translation MKTILKTERLHIAKADRDDADFIFQLLNSATWLKFIGDKGVKTKKQALTYIDDSLIGSYEKNGFGLYKICLKPTLSPIGLCGFLQRDYLDHPDIGFALLQEFEGQGLMLEACNALMNHAESALKLECVFAIVLPTNGKSCRLLEKIGLQNVGTITPKTGSQEMLLFSNKKNPSIKS
- a CDS encoding BspA family leucine-rich repeat surface protein — translated: MKNLLYLILLSLAILACDKEESAELSENNPPVIKAQNFSASESISDTKTIGMVKATDEDDDALSFSIAKNSDDFFEITDEGALSLVQGRSLDFATASRRNLKVSVSDGTVSAEADITINVVKVDTENLAPEIENQTFDATEDILHTTVIGAVDATDPEGDNLIFTISENDSDLFEITESGDLSLMEGQMLDFEEKEEHTITVNVSDGNNSTDTTITIMVQNVNEAPEFVTGLEFEVPEDIDDTHVIGTVVASDPENNQLVFSITEDENNLFEITESGELSLADGQNLDFEAAQFHEITVAVDDGTNEAVTVPVMVNVTEVVEANPNDPASFVTTWETTIANESIRIGLNPGYNYNFNINWGDGTVENITDNTYIQHTYVNQGIHTVAILGDFPTIAMYQDDASNTSIKSVEQWGFIEWESMQRSFEFCLNLQINAEDAPNLSQVADMSYMFYSPVATNNKINGDLSQWDVSNVTDMSYMFHHAYYLNSDLSEWNVSNVTDMSYMFYNARTFNSNISGWNVGNVTDMSHMFYSASMFNQDIGNWNVGNVTNMENMFRSTMFNHNIGSWNVSNVLDMSGMFAYATSFNQNIEGWDVSSVIDMTGMFQLATSFNQDIGNWNVGNVETMGLMFAVASSFNQDISEWNTVNVIDMSGMFLDADSFNQDISHWDTGNVIDMYRIFNSADSFNQNLGGWDIGSVTQINNGMTDFFKNSGMSPNNYAATLEGWVTFVSNNNGPYNIALGAQGIQYCSSQMTQDARDLLVNDYGWTIEDAGGTNICN